In Bacillus sp. DX3.1, the following proteins share a genomic window:
- a CDS encoding resolvase has translation MKKYTDKHPGMNHAIELRKHTNKTVKEICQITGVSQAALYRRLKELE, from the coding sequence TTGAAGAAATACACGGATAAGCATCCAGGTATGAATCATGCGATTGAATTACGGAAGCATACCAATAAAACCGTTAAGGAAATATGCCAAATTACAGGAGTGAGTCAAGCCGCTCTGTATCGTAGATTAAAAGAACTTGAATAA
- a CDS encoding LamG-like jellyroll fold domain-containing protein: protein MIKKMLCKVKGLIGFLAVFFLVFTSFSWTSFAETKEEKTEKESSEKKIVFPVLSDVHIKNSGTDDTFRFQRALQQLNAVAPRQDAFVVVGDFTDSGSTQQYDRFFQTYKQYGNQNATAMYALGNHDYWNGLLAHDAQKRFLKKTGMESIYYHKVVKGYHFLVMSPENGVTHGYYSDTQINWLKQELVKAKQADSSKPIFVFLHQHIKGTVYGSHEWGTNDSAKINEVLKEYPQAVTFSGHSHYPLDDPRSIHQKDFTSVGTSSVSYMEVESGKVQGNIPPGAETLSQGLLVEVDDQKVTIHRRDFHNNSWTGEPWVVELPAKKESFKYTEDRDKEKPAFLQDAKLKLSNITETSVTATFPQAVDNLLVHSYRLQAKEIATGKVKNHLLAFSEFYRDPVPKELTFTLGGLDINTEYNIEVTALDSFGNENSAPLHEEFETNTEVIDPNAKVPKADVFDVNFLDGTFKDYSSFGANGSVKGNVAIEYEKPLKKHVMKLSGQDNTYGYIPFSNEQKAKVKDSFTLEATFSMNQIRNQAIMENTESGGIGFESTGSGYVELWAHIGGSYKHIGVQLEANKTYHLTGTYNGSELAVYVDGKKANSQRVTGKVYHPNVPFAIGADPASAGNGNVPLNGKVALARLYSKALTPSEVKAAYHEFNNRIKIEEIQNLYEEMNKVKETLARTYEFGEKPGQYSQKAFAELQKAYNGAKETFERMTVTKEEIVTMYQSLQTVHQTFLNSKVAEEKPQTAKEKLQVKINGAKDFLTKIQVGTEVGQYKHEPVKALEQKIQVAEAVVRDQKMTDQRADSMQRALEDAIGPAEKSINK from the coding sequence GTGATCAAAAAGATGTTGTGTAAAGTGAAAGGTCTTATTGGTTTTTTAGCAGTTTTCTTTTTAGTATTTACATCTTTTTCTTGGACTAGTTTTGCGGAAACAAAAGAAGAAAAAACAGAGAAAGAATCGTCAGAGAAGAAGATTGTTTTTCCGGTGTTAAGTGATGTACACATTAAAAATAGTGGAACGGATGATACGTTTCGTTTTCAAAGAGCGCTGCAGCAATTAAACGCAGTAGCTCCAAGACAAGATGCTTTTGTAGTTGTTGGTGATTTTACAGACAGTGGCTCGACGCAGCAGTATGATCGTTTCTTCCAAACTTATAAGCAATATGGAAATCAAAATGCAACTGCTATGTATGCTTTAGGTAACCATGATTATTGGAACGGATTATTGGCACATGATGCACAGAAACGTTTTCTCAAAAAAACAGGAATGGAATCTATCTATTATCACAAAGTTGTAAAAGGCTATCATTTTCTTGTGATGAGCCCGGAAAATGGAGTGACACATGGATATTATTCAGATACACAAATTAATTGGCTGAAGCAGGAATTAGTAAAAGCGAAGCAAGCTGATTCAAGTAAGCCAATCTTTGTCTTTTTACATCAGCATATTAAAGGAACAGTGTACGGGAGTCATGAATGGGGGACAAATGATAGTGCCAAAATTAATGAAGTCTTAAAAGAGTATCCACAAGCTGTAACATTTTCTGGTCACTCTCATTATCCACTTGATGATCCAAGGTCAATTCACCAAAAAGACTTTACGTCTGTTGGGACATCATCAGTTAGTTATATGGAAGTAGAAAGCGGAAAAGTACAAGGAAATATTCCGCCGGGAGCTGAAACATTAAGCCAAGGTTTATTGGTAGAAGTAGACGATCAAAAAGTGACGATTCATCGCCGTGATTTTCATAATAATTCTTGGACAGGTGAGCCGTGGGTAGTTGAGCTTCCAGCAAAGAAAGAATCTTTCAAGTATACAGAAGATCGTGATAAGGAAAAGCCGGCATTTTTACAAGATGCAAAGCTGAAACTTTCGAATATAACAGAGACATCTGTGACAGCAACATTTCCGCAAGCTGTAGATAATTTACTCGTTCACTCATACCGTTTGCAAGCAAAAGAGATAGCAACAGGAAAGGTGAAAAACCATCTTTTAGCCTTCTCTGAGTTCTACCGGGATCCGGTGCCTAAAGAGCTGACATTTACATTAGGTGGACTCGATATTAATACGGAATATAACATAGAAGTAACAGCATTAGATTCATTTGGAAATGAAAATAGTGCTCCTTTGCACGAAGAATTTGAAACGAATACAGAAGTAATTGATCCGAATGCGAAAGTACCGAAAGCAGATGTATTCGATGTGAACTTTTTAGATGGTACTTTTAAAGACTATTCATCATTTGGTGCAAATGGAAGTGTAAAAGGAAATGTAGCAATTGAGTATGAGAAACCTTTAAAGAAACACGTAATGAAATTAAGTGGACAGGATAATACATATGGATATATTCCATTTTCAAATGAGCAAAAAGCAAAGGTAAAGGATTCCTTTACACTTGAAGCAACGTTTTCTATGAATCAAATTCGCAATCAAGCAATTATGGAAAATACCGAAAGCGGTGGAATTGGATTTGAATCAACAGGTTCTGGTTATGTAGAATTATGGGCGCATATTGGTGGCAGTTATAAACATATTGGTGTACAGTTAGAAGCTAATAAAACATACCATCTAACAGGAACATATAATGGAAGTGAACTTGCAGTATATGTAGATGGAAAAAAAGCAAATAGTCAGCGAGTAACGGGGAAAGTGTATCATCCAAACGTACCATTTGCGATTGGAGCAGATCCAGCAAGCGCTGGTAATGGTAATGTTCCGTTAAATGGGAAAGTTGCACTTGCAAGACTATATAGTAAGGCACTAACGCCTTCTGAAGTGAAAGCGGCTTATCATGAGTTTAATAATCGCATAAAAATAGAAGAGATCCAAAACTTATATGAAGAAATGAATAAGGTAAAAGAAACATTGGCACGTACTTACGAATTTGGAGAGAAACCTGGTCAATATTCACAAAAAGCGTTTGCTGAATTACAAAAAGCATATAACGGTGCAAAAGAAACGTTTGAAAGAATGACGGTAACAAAAGAAGAAATCGTTACAATGTATCAATCATTACAAACGGTACATCAAACCTTTTTAAATTCTAAAGTGGCAGAAGAAAAACCACAAACGGCGAAAGAAAAGCTTCAAGTAAAGATTAATGGAGCAAAAGATTTCTTAACAAAGATACAAGTAGGAACAGAGGTAGGGCAATACAAGCATGAACCAGTGAAAGCATTAGAGCAAAAAATACAAGTAGCCGAAGCAGTTGTACGTGATCAAAAAATGACGGACCAACGTGCAGATAGTATGCAACGTGCATTAGAGGATGCCATAGGGCCTGCTGAGAAAAGTATAAACAAATAG